A stretch of Chiloscyllium punctatum isolate Juve2018m chromosome 6, sChiPun1.3, whole genome shotgun sequence DNA encodes these proteins:
- the LOC140478437 gene encoding probable G-protein coupled receptor 148, with amino-acid sequence MVFLGISVSNFTVNLPGRLFNATNASQVCSFSVISMLQQRLNMFLISVTLCLAGTLLANPLLVVLILLTKRFRQETRYVLLANILVADLIFLLLNSLISISVSAQQCMPTLLCDVAVIGRIVSELSSVITITVMAIDTYVAVSFPLRYLSLISPSRTIKLIILIWILASMYPLILLSAILAKQPALTHGHKMCLMLPLPQSSSFDRHLIFEMNIFLLCIILLFFPMVLYCYVMLYVKTRSSGIWDSVKSRARMTLLIHGIVLFLYFVPCLIFSFEIVFRNSHVISLSDRIWLHSINIHVFMMLPRLLCPYLYGLRYRELAEAVKRLLTIRTHRVHVINT; translated from the coding sequence ATGGTTTTCCTTGGGATCAGTGTTTCCAATTTCACTGTGAACTTGCCGGGCAGGCTTTTCAATGCCACCAATGCCAGCCAGGTCTGCTCTTTCTCCGTTATAAGCATGCTTCAACAGCGTTTAAACATGTTtctcatctctgtgactctgtgtctcgcGGGTACATTGTTGGCTAACCCACTGCTGGTGGTGCTTATTTTGTTAACAAAACGGTTTCGCCAGGAGACAAGATACGTGCTTCTGGCCAACATACTGGTGGCAGACCTTATTTTCCTACTCCTCAACAGCCTTATATCCATAAGCGTATCAGCGCAGCAGTGCATGCCCACATTGCTCTGTGATGTCGCAGTTATTGGACGAATCGTATCTGAATTGAGCAGTGTCATTACCATCACAGTTATGGCGATTGATACCTACGTGGCAGTTAGCTTCCCACTACGTTATTTGTCTCTCATATCCCCGTCACGAACCATCAAGCTTATAATCCTGATTTGGATTCTAGCATCAATGTATCCACTCATCTTGCTATCTGCAATCCTGGCAAAGCAACCGGCTCTGACTCACGGTCACAAGATGTGCCTCATGCTGCCGCTCCCACAATCGAGCTCTTTTGACCGCCACCTGATATTCGAAATGAACATTTTCCTTCTGTGCATCATTTTGCTCTTTTTCCCAATGGTACTGTATTGCTACGTCATGCTGTACGTCAAAACAAGGAGCTCAGGCATCTGGGACAGTGTCAAATCCAGGGCGAGAATGACTCTACTAATACATGGGATAGTTCTCTTCCTGTATTTCGTCCCCTGTTTGATTTTTAGCTTTGAGATTGTGTTCAGAAATTCACACGTTATCAGCCTCAGTGATAGAATATGGCTCCACTCCATCAACATTCATGTTTTCATGATGCTCCCACGATTGCTGTGCCCTTACCTTTATGGTTTGAGGTATAGGGAATTGGCAGAAGCAGTCAAGAGGCTACTTACAATAAGAACCCATCGCGTACATGTGATAAACACATAG